TGGGTCCACATGAGGCGATGGAAGTACACGAGGCATTGAACTTTAAGACCATTTGTGCGGCAAAGAGCAAGGGAATGGCAGGAATGGTTGTCGATAGAGACCTGAAAGCCCTAATGGAGCAAGATTTACAACAATCC
The genomic region above belongs to Alicyclobacillus dauci and contains:
- a CDS encoding spore coat protein, whose protein sequence is MQDERARLLGPHEAMEVHEALNFKTICAAKSKGMAGMVVDRDLKALMEQDLQQSLKHMNELENLLSRAKLQ